In Candidatus Sodalis pierantonius str. SOPE, one DNA window encodes the following:
- a CDS encoding alkaline phosphatase family protein, whose product MIVFGVDGLSMPLLKRYAAQGALPNISRMLQQGAATELLPFISSWSDVNWVAFMAGQGLGTAWRGQALPADNHQTGNLLDQMTRQGLKAALVHFPETVVADAGHFSFAPYWGRSALWAAEHFKPMGHTTRYQARTDDKHIKQQKLGWPPNGTLTYHDKGAWQPLEKGADGRYALMLQGQRGNTLTLPLGEQGGKPVIWIGDQAVALAEGEWSPWCSLRALNVSGSVRFYLGCYRPERDDVEILQAQVTDPDQLCGTSEQARALLAHAGPFFSKWVVKASPQEDYPQATYQEGDEQSLWLADTALTLTQQQGYALWATVHRLVDESHHNCLGQCDPASPFFDPAQAARYDAVMRDCYQILDKTMGKLMAQMDDETVLMLASDHGAVPNAYMCDIYRYLAKHQLVVLDEQLKPDMARSQVYLKDERGGLEIFVNLTGREATGIVSSADYDAVCAKTLHALGSWHVLEQGKLRNAVSLALLKDDAAGIGFWGPCAGDIVFAYNAGFVWGVSRGGEDICPVEVPGANHGPQKPTAATAMSSNYGALVMMGAGVRAGYYHDRATLGPYTMVDPAAAIAHLLGLPLATLDGRVIHSLLADGHARP is encoded by the coding sequence GTGATTGTGTTTGGCGTTGATGGCTTATCGATGCCGTTACTGAAACGCTACGCGGCGCAGGGCGCGTTACCGAATATTTCCCGGATGCTGCAACAGGGGGCGGCGACCGAGCTGTTGCCCTTTATTTCCTCCTGGAGCGATGTCAACTGGGTGGCCTTTATGGCGGGCCAAGGGTTGGGAACCGCCTGGCGCGGACAGGCGCTGCCCGCCGATAACCATCAGACCGGCAATTTACTTGACCAGATGACGCGCCAGGGGCTGAAAGCCGCCTTAGTGCATTTTCCCGAGACTGTCGTGGCCGACGCCGGGCATTTCAGTTTCGCGCCATACTGGGGCAGAAGCGCACTCTGGGCCGCCGAACATTTTAAACCCATGGGCCATACCACCCGCTATCAGGCGCGCACCGACGATAAACACATCAAGCAGCAAAAGCTTGGCTGGCCGCCCAACGGCACGCTGACCTACCATGATAAAGGCGCCTGGCAGCCGCTGGAAAAAGGCGCTGACGGACGCTACGCGCTGATGTTGCAGGGCCAGCGCGGCAACACCTTAACGCTGCCCCTGGGCGAGCAAGGAGGAAAACCGGTGATCTGGATAGGCGACCAGGCCGTGGCGCTGGCCGAAGGCGAGTGGAGCCCCTGGTGTTCACTGCGCGCCCTCAACGTGAGCGGCAGCGTGCGGTTCTATCTGGGATGCTACCGGCCCGAACGCGACGATGTTGAGATTCTGCAAGCGCAGGTCACCGACCCGGACCAACTGTGTGGCACATCCGAACAGGCCAGGGCGCTGCTGGCTCACGCCGGGCCGTTTTTCAGTAAGTGGGTGGTCAAAGCCTCGCCGCAGGAAGATTACCCGCAGGCCACCTACCAGGAAGGGGATGAACAGTCGCTGTGGCTCGCCGATACGGCGCTGACATTAACCCAGCAGCAGGGCTATGCTCTATGGGCGACGGTGCATCGGTTGGTGGACGAATCGCACCATAACTGTCTCGGTCAATGCGATCCGGCGTCGCCCTTCTTTGATCCGGCGCAGGCGGCGCGCTATGACGCGGTGATGCGCGATTGCTACCAGATCCTTGATAAGACCATGGGCAAGCTTATGGCGCAGATGGACGATGAAACGGTGCTGATGCTGGCGTCCGATCACGGTGCGGTGCCCAACGCCTATATGTGCGATATCTACCGCTACTTGGCGAAGCATCAGCTGGTGGTGCTGGACGAACAATTAAAACCGGATATGGCGCGCAGCCAGGTCTATTTGAAAGATGAACGCGGCGGCCTGGAGATTTTCGTCAATTTGACCGGACGCGAGGCGACAGGCATCGTGTCGTCAGCCGATTACGATGCCGTGTGCGCCAAAACGCTGCACGCCTTGGGCAGTTGGCATGTGCTGGAGCAGGGTAAATTGCGCAATGCGGTTAGCCTAGCTCTATTGAAAGACGACGCGGCGGGCATCGGCTTTTGGGGACCGTGCGCGGGGGATATCGTTTTTGCCTATAACGCCGGTTTTGTCTGGGGCGTAAGCCGCGGCGGGGAGGATATTTGCCCGGTCGAGGTGCCGGGGGCCAATCACGGGCCGCAAAAACCCACCGCCGCGACGGCGATGTCCTCCAATTACGGCGCGCTGGTGATGATGGGGGCGGGCGTGCGCGCCGGCTACTACCACGATCGCGCAACGCTCGGCCCTTACACCATGGTGGATCCGGCGGCGGCGATAGCCCATTTACTCGGCCTGCCGCTGGCGACGCTGGATGGCCGCGTGATCCACAGTCTTCTCGCGGATGGTCACGCTCGCCCCTAA